Proteins encoded within one genomic window of Lepidochelys kempii isolate rLepKem1 chromosome 11, rLepKem1.hap2, whole genome shotgun sequence:
- the ACTR3 gene encoding actin-related protein 3 isoform X3, protein MERFMEQVIFKYLRAEPEDHYFLLTEPPLNTPENREYTAEIMFESFNVPGLYIAVQAVLALAASWTSRQVGERTLTGTVIDSGDGVTHVIPVAEGYVIGSCIKHIPIAGRDITYFIQQLLREREVGIPPEQSLETAKAVKERFSYVCPDLVKEFNKYDTDGTKWIKQYTGINAISKKEFTIDVGYERFLGPEIFFHPEFANPDFTQPISEVVDEVIQNCPIDVRRPLYKNIVLSGGSTMFRDFGRRLQRDLKRTVDARLKLSEELSGGRLKPKPIDVQVITHHMQRYAVWFGGSMLASTPEFYQVCHTKKDYEEIGPSICRHNPVFGVMS, encoded by the exons ATGGAGAGGTTTATGGAGCAAGTTATCTTTAAATATCTAAGAGCAGAACCAGAAGATCATTACTTTCTTTTG ACTGAACCTCCACTAAATACTCCGGAAAATAGGGAATATACTGCTGAGATAATGTTCGAGTCTTTCAACGTTCCAGGGCTGTACATTGCTGTTCAG GCTGTCCTTGCCTTAGCTGCATCTTGGACATCAAGACAGGTAGGAGAACGGACATTGACTGGCACAGTTATAGACAGTGGAGATGGTGTTACTCATGTAATTCCTGTG GCTGAAGGCTATGTGATTGGCAGCTGTATCAAACATATTCCAATTGCAGGACGAGATATAACATACTTCATTCAGCAACTGCTGAGAGAGCGAGAAGTAGGAATTCCTCCTGAGCAATCCTTGGAAACCGCTAAAGCAGTGAAG GAGCGCTTTAGTTATGTCTGCCCTGATTTAGTAAAAGAATTTAACAAGTATGACACAGATGGTACAAAATGGATTAAACAGTATACCGGAATCAATGCAATCTCAAAGAAAGAATTCACCATTGATGTTGGCTATGAGAGATTCCTGGGGCCGGAGATCTTCTTTCATCCTGAG TTTGCTAATCCTGACTTCACACAACCCATTTCAGAAGTAGTAGATGAAGTTATTCAGAATTGTCCGATTGATGTTAGACGTCCTCTGTATAAG AATATTGTCCTCTCTGGAGGTTCGACCATGTTCAGGGACTTTGGTCGCCGTTTACAACGAGATTTGAAAAGAACTGTTGATGCCCGACTGAAACTCAGTGAGGAACTGAGTGGTGGCAGACTGAAG CCCAAACCTATTGATGTACAAGTCATTACTCATCATATGCAAAGATATGCAGTTTGGTTTGGAGGATCAATGCTGGCTTCCACA